TGTCGAAGAGCAGGATCCGTCGCGTGATTCCGCAGTTTCCAGAACCATTCGGCGTCTGGCGATGGATCTGGTGAATGTGAACATTACGTCCAACCGAGAACGCAGTGCGCAGCTCAGACAGGAGGCACTTGCTGCCGTCAAAGACGTATCGTTCAAGATTCCTAAAGGCGAGCCCATTATTAAAGAAGGTGAGCCGGTCAACGAAGGTCACCTGAAGAAGCTTGCCGGTTTGAACAAAGAGAACCCCGTATACAGCCGTTACATGATTGTGGCAGGGTTCTGTCTGATTCTCGTTCTCCTGTTGAGATTGGGTTTATATTTCTCGGAAAAGCACCTGGACAGAACAAATCATGCAACCGACGATCTGCTTCTGTTCTGTTTGCTGCTGATCGGTACGATTGTCCTGGTCCGATTTGTCTCGTCACTATCTCCCATGCTGACAGCAGCCGACAAAACCATTAGTGCCAGAACGATCACCTATGCCGCTCCAGTTGCGACCGGGTCCATGTTGATGGCACTTATGGCGGATGCGAGAATCGCTTTTATCTTTGCGGCCCTCGCTGCGGTGACTTCCGCTTTGGCGGTTGAAGGCGACATCTACCTCTTCGCGTTCTATTTCATCTCAGGCATTGTGGGACTCCACGGAATGTCACGGATTACCGATCGCACTTCCGTTTTGAGAGCAGGTTTGGTGGTCGGGCTGGTGAACATGGTGTCCATCCTCGCTATCAAAATGGCGCTGGGCAAGCTTGAGTCAGTGATGGATTTCTATGACATAGGTCTGGGATTTCTGGGGGGCCTGGTATCCGGACTTCTTGTATCAAGTCTGGCGCCCTTGCTGGAGCCTCTGGGCTATGTCACCAATGTAAAGCTGCTGGAGCTCGCGAATCTCAACCATCCGCTCCTGAAAGAAATGTCACTGCTGGCTCCGGGCACGTACCACCATTCGATTATGGTCGGCGGTCTGGCTGAGGCAGCAGCAGAGTTGATCGGAGCAAATCCGCTTCTCGCACGGGTCGGCGCGTATTACCATGATATCGGTAAGGCGGGCAAGAAAGCCAAGCCATCGTATTTCATCGAAAACCAGGAAAGGGGATACAATCCCCACGATAAACTGGAACCAAGTATGAGCGCTCTGATCCTGGTTGCGCACGTGAAACACGGCGTGGAAAAAGCGCGGGAGCATAGGCTTGGCACTCCCATCGTTGATATCATTCAGCAGCATCACGGGACCAACCTTATCAAGTTTTTCTACAACAAAGCCTTGGAACGAGCAGACAAGAATCAAACCGTGAATGAGGACAAGTACCGCTATCCCGGACCGCGCCCCCAATCGAAAGAAGCGGCGCTCGTCATGCTTGCTGACGTAGTAGAAGCTGCATGCAGGACTCTGGCGGACCCGACTCCGGCACGGATTCAGAAACGTGTTCAAACGCTCATTATGGGGTTGTTCTCCGAGGGACAGCTCGATCAATCGACGCTGACGCTGAAAGATATTCACGCAATAACAAAATCATTCGTAAGGGCTCTCCAGGGAATAATGCATTCCCGCATAGACTATCCTCCCGAAGCCCTGCCTCAGGAACGCACGAATGGAGATACTCATAAACAATCGCCAGAAAAGGATAGAAATCGACCTGCAAGAACTACAGAAGAAAACGGAAAGAATATTAGAAGACTTGGGCTGTAATGCCGACACTGTGGTTTCCATCGCGGTCGTAGACAATCCGGAAATGGCTGAACTGAACTTCCAGTATCGCGGGAAAGAGGGACCGACGAATGTACTCTCGTTTTCTCAGAGAGAAGGAGAAATACAATCCGCACATCCCCATCTTCTCGGAGATATTGTAATTTCCGCCGATCGGGCTGCAGACGATGCTCAAGCATTGAATTATACAAATGACGAAATGGTTTTATACCTTTTGATTCACGGCATTCTCCATCTTGTGGGGTACGAGCACCAGGAGCCTTCGCAAGCCTTCACTATGGAGCAAATGGTGGAAGAAATCTTTCGGAAATTCTATCCTTCCCTGCCTGAATAAATGGGCCTAGATCTACATAACAATAAAATGAAATTGGTTTTTTTATGAAGATCAGATTTCGCCAAACGGGCGGCTTTGCCAATTTGATCCAGAGTTGCGAAATAGACACCAAGACGTTGTCTCCCGCTCGAGCTGCCGAGATCGAGAATTTGGTCAGGAACAGCGGTATCCTGACTGTCAAAATCCCGTTTTGGAGAAAGGTCGCTCGTTGGCAGAGAATAGTAGCTTGCGATCTCTTCTATTACAGTATCTCAATTGAGAGCAGTGAAGTTACTTTTAGCTTGGCATTTGACGACTCCAGTATTCCCGACGGCAGTCGTCCTTTGTTAAATTACCTCAAGAACCGTGTACGGTCGCAACCTCGATAGTTTTTCTGTTTACCGTTATCTATCGTTTTTCATAGAGATTCAGAACGCATCGAATTTGCGTTTCCAGAGAGGGTCCGCTTGTCCTGAAGGTGCTCCTGCATTCTGGCCCTTACCCTTAACATCTTGAAAGAACTGCTGCACATTTTCGTCCTGCATAATTGTTTTCACCACATGAGACCCTGCTTTCCAACCGGCGCCCAAAGCAAAACCCGCAGCAGCCCAGCCCAATATTTTTATGGGGAACAATAGGAAACTCGCCATCGGTCTTCTCCTCGGTTTTCGATAAAGCCTGAATTCACTTTGTGTGCACCGTAACCGATCTTTCCATGTGAGTTGTCGGCACAGTGACGCGTACTTATTTCCTGTCGTAACATAATCATATCATTTCGTTTCGAAAAAGAACAGCTCCGTCCGACACAAGGGGGCGAAACTTGACCCTGAGCATTATTTATGCTTAAATAATTGAATCTTAGAGAGAAGATGTACACCATGTTCCCTACATTCAAGTTTCTGATTCTTCTCGTGACATTCTGTATGTGTACTTCGGGTTGTGCCTCAACTGCGCATTCTATGAAAGACAGTATTCCGCTCCTGAAGTCATTTGGTCGAGGCGAGGAAACACAGTTCAAGAAACCCGGAGAGAGCTCACCATCGCAGAAATCCCCGATCATAAATCCGTTGGTAGAAGCTTATATGGAAACGGCTTAGCGTGATGCTTTCGGGCATTCACTGCTCGTGAAAATTCCGAACATTCAGCGTTCCGCCGGTCAAGGAGAAAGGTATGGCCCGAAAAAAGCAATCGCAAACAACTGTTCCCGGGAGAAGCCTGCTTGGACGAGGCGATATCATCACGATCATGGAAAAAGGATCGCCGCTCGAATGTAAGGTCTTGTCGTGTATCTCGGCGGAAGATGGCGCGTGCCTGGCTAATCTTGAGATCCTGGAGGGAGAAAGAAAGGGAGAACGCATTTCGACCAAACTGCGCGCGGGCGGAGAGAAAAAGGTTGAAGAGTGAACGAGTATTCGGTTGAAAATCAACTACCGGACTCTGCAAACTTCCTGTCTGATACGTGTATTTTCAGTACGTAAATACTGCCGAAATCCCGCCCTGAATTTCCCGCAATAAACTTTCAAAATTGCTGAACGGTCATTCCGGGGAAAGAAAACTTCTTACAACAATTCGTTCTTAGAGTAATTCTCGAAAGCAATGGAGAGCGATTCGTCGAAATTGGTAGCCACCGGCCTCCGTACCGGTGGACAATATATAAACAAATCAGTTAATTGTGCCCGGCAGGGACGCCGGGCGCTACTAACAGTTTTCATCACAGGTATCGGATTACTTCAAAACTTTTGAGAAACACTGCAAAAACCCAATTCAGTCGGCACGGAGGCCGCTCGCTGCCGGCCGCGTCGGGTTAGCAGAGTT
The sequence above is a segment of the Desulfomonile tiedjei DSM 6799 genome. Coding sequences within it:
- a CDS encoding HD family phosphohydrolase — translated: MPDSQQKKPSSEGIKDRLSTLRKTLEKRLPKWAHNFSEPKWQRWAIIVGTSLLAALMIAPKSFRVYNLTVGETAPETIISPLTFEVVDQAATQKYKDDVIKSVLPVYDFDEEMVHDVQTRITNAFNFMSEYLEAEAIHQSKEIEKSKERSAGSPGEPVTAAPKQRPFQVLDENTLRTRFENLLGANVSPSSFAVLKAHGFNQRIQRDLKSLVVPVLMKGIVLSRDLVMRDGKSGILLKVKNREKLEPLKDLSQIFDLKEAVNFINVEEQDPSRDSAVSRTIRRLAMDLVNVNITSNRERSAQLRQEALAAVKDVSFKIPKGEPIIKEGEPVNEGHLKKLAGLNKENPVYSRYMIVAGFCLILVLLLRLGLYFSEKHLDRTNHATDDLLLFCLLLIGTIVLVRFVSSLSPMLTAADKTISARTITYAAPVATGSMLMALMADARIAFIFAALAAVTSALAVEGDIYLFAFYFISGIVGLHGMSRITDRTSVLRAGLVVGLVNMVSILAIKMALGKLESVMDFYDIGLGFLGGLVSGLLVSSLAPLLEPLGYVTNVKLLELANLNHPLLKEMSLLAPGTYHHSIMVGGLAEAAAELIGANPLLARVGAYYHDIGKAGKKAKPSYFIENQERGYNPHDKLEPSMSALILVAHVKHGVEKAREHRLGTPIVDIIQQHHGTNLIKFFYNKALERADKNQTVNEDKYRYPGPRPQSKEAALVMLADVVEAACRTLADPTPARIQKRVQTLIMGLFSEGQLDQSTLTLKDIHAITKSFVRALQGIMHSRIDYPPEALPQERTNGDTHKQSPEKDRNRPARTTEENGKNIRRLGL
- the ybeY gene encoding rRNA maturation RNase YbeY, producing MEILINNRQKRIEIDLQELQKKTERILEDLGCNADTVVSIAVVDNPEMAELNFQYRGKEGPTNVLSFSQREGEIQSAHPHLLGDIVISADRAADDAQALNYTNDEMVLYLLIHGILHLVGYEHQEPSQAFTMEQMVEEIFRKFYPSLPE
- a CDS encoding protealysin inhibitor emfourin; this encodes MKIRFRQTGGFANLIQSCEIDTKTLSPARAAEIENLVRNSGILTVKIPFWRKVARWQRIVACDLFYYSISIESSEVTFSLAFDDSSIPDGSRPLLNYLKNRVRSQPR